In one Rhopalosiphum padi isolate XX-2018 chromosome 3, ASM2088224v1, whole genome shotgun sequence genomic region, the following are encoded:
- the LOC132927807 gene encoding uncharacterized protein LOC132927807: MSVNSFRSDDEESFAVSDVDMIEAQDRKTGTKPGGQKRVCEKKNNGKKSKKNVSYRDKIGKMMKDHKIALEVRNSMSIRQDDGILIVKAPADEKSTDYWTLSHYKTKNIEHVDSKDRWKHAECSMKLSITDQAKDQAISSELNELVQTLFDRFMKDSKKKITRI; this comes from the exons ATGTCGGTCAATTCATTTAGGAGTGATGATGAAGAATCCTTTGCTGTAAGCgat gtgGATATGATAGAAGCGCAAGATAGAAAAACTGGAACAAAACCGGGTGGTCAAAAGAGGGtatgtgagaaaaaaaataatggaaaaaaatcgaaaaaa aatgttTCTTATCGAGATAAAATTGGGAAAATGATGAAAGATCACAAAATTGCACTCGAAGTCAGAAATTCAATGAGCATTCGGCAAGACGATGGGATTTTAATTGTAAAGGCACCTGCTGACGAAAAATCGACTGACTATTGGACGTTGTcgcattataaaacaaaaaacattgagCATGTTGATTCTAAGGACag atggaAACATGCTGAGTGTTCGATGAAACTTTCAATAACCGATCAGGCAAAGGACCAAGCCATATCGAGTGAACTAAATGAATTGGTTCAAACACTTTTCGACCGATTTATGAAggattcaaagaaaaaaattacacgtatttga